From Eptesicus fuscus isolate TK198812 chromosome 22, DD_ASM_mEF_20220401, whole genome shotgun sequence, a single genomic window includes:
- the SMIM42 gene encoding small integral membrane protein 42, with product MSFPQFPAILWSKSTLPTSTSDPVSIVKVLFLITLLMTLVALLILAYRVFRIKDY from the coding sequence ATGTCTTTCCCACAATTTCCAGCCATCTTATGGAGCAAGAGTACTCTCCCCACGTCCACATCTGATCCTGTTTCCATAGTAAAAGTTCTCTTCCTCATTACACTCCTGATGACCCTGGTCGCTCTCCTCATCCTGGCCTACAGAGTGTTCAGAATCAAAGACTATTAA